Proteins found in one Lachancea thermotolerans CBS 6340 chromosome C complete sequence genomic segment:
- the NPC2 gene encoding sterol transporter (similar to uniprot|Q12408 Saccharomyces cerevisiae YDL046W NPC2 Putative homolog of human NPC2/He1 which is a cholesterol-binding protein whose deficiency causes Niemann-Pick type C2 disease involving retention of cholesterol in lysosomes), with protein MTRTLQLYLAALLLALAAASPVFPAFFGLPGTRSQNKPIPGDSPLEQCDADDKQLLTIQLVNLLPNPPVRGENVTVSAAGHVKETIKEGAYVDVEVRLGYIKLLTQTYDLCEELEKNDVGGLKCPIAPGDYKIDKTVEIPQEVPPGKYTVLARAYTEDDDEITCLSGDIFFPSY; from the coding sequence ATGACTAGAACCTTACAATTGTACCTCGCAGCGCTTTTGCTGGCGCTAGCGGCAGCTTCTCCCGTGTTCCCAGCATTTTTTGGTTTGCCGGGCACACGCTCACAAAACAAGCCAATTCCCGGAGACTCACCTCTTGAGCAGTGCGATGCCGACGACAAGCAGCTGCTGACCATTCAGCTGGTGAACCTGTTGCCCAACCCCCCTGTAAGAGGCGAAAACGTGACAGTCTCCGCGGCGGGCCATGTCAAGGAAACCATAAAAGAGGGCGCGTACGTGGATGTCGAGGTGCGTCTGGGCTACATCAAGCTGTTGACGCAGACCTATGACCTCTGTGAAGAGCTCGAGAAAAACGACGTTGGCGGGCTCAAGTGCCCAATTGCTCCAGGCGACTACAAGATCGACAAAACCGTGGAGATCCCTCAGGAGGTGCCTCCAGGAAAGTACACTGTTCTGGCTAGAGCGTACACCGAGGATGATGACGAGATCACCTGCCTAAGTGGCGACATTTTCTTCCCATCCTATTAG
- the SDH5 gene encoding succinate dehydrogenase assembly factor SDH5 (similar to uniprot|Q08230 Saccharomyces cerevisiae YOL071W EMI5 Non-essential protein of unknown function required for transcriptional induction of the early meiotic-specific transcription factor IME1 also required for sporulation) — MTMLTRTLYQALRTPALYRKAALPRMAALYSSQGGEPVVISEKDEVRVRLEPIKRAGETLENKRARLVYQSRKRGILETDLLLSRFAAKYLSSMTPEELEEYDALLDELDWDIYYWATKNYAITPLPERFKDSKLLAKLQDFSENKNKEILRMPNLHSN; from the coding sequence ATGACTATGCTAACCAGAACGTTGTACCAAGCTTTACGCACTCCCGCCTTGTAtagaaaagctgctttgCCGCGCATGGCGGCGCTTTACTCTTCCCAGGGCGGAGAGCCCGTTGTGATCTCCGAGAAGGATGAGGTTAGGGTCAGACTAGAGCCCATCAAGCGTGCGGGCGAGACTCTAGAGAACAAGCGAGCGCGACTAGTTTACCAGTCTCGTAAAAGAGGGATCTTGGAGACGGACCTGCTGTTGTCGAGGTTTGCAGCTAAATACCTGAGCTCTATGACCCCAGAGGAACTAGAAGAATATGAcgcccttcttgacgaGCTTGACTGGGATATTTACTACTGGGCTACTAAAAATTATGCAATCACTCCCCTTCCGGAAAGGTTCAAGGATTCCAAGCTTCTGGCAAAGCTGCAGGACTTCagcgaaaacaaaaacaaggagATCTTGAGAATGCCCAACCTGCACTCTAACTGA
- the MRP10 gene encoding mitochondrial 37S ribosomal protein mS37 (similar to uniprot|O75012 Saccharomyces cerevisiae YDL045W-A MRP10 Mitochondrial ribosomal protein of the small subunit): MSGKVPVYRLPPLPRLKVKKPIVQQEANKCLVLMSNLLQCWSSNGHMNPVCENLVKDLKACSSESAMGKNSGVQKSNINYHAARLYDRVSGKPND, from the coding sequence ATGTCGGGTAAAGTCCCTGTATACAGATTACCGCCTTTGCCTAGGCTGAAGGTCAAGAAGCCTATAGTCCAGCAGGAAGCCAACAAGTGCCTTGTATTGATGTCAAACTTGCTGCAATGTTGGTCCTCCAATGGCCACATGAACCCCGTCTGCGAGAATCTGGTCAAGGACCTGAAGGCTTGCTCTTCCGAAAGTGCTATGGGAAAAAACTCCGGCGTTCAAAAGAGTAACATAAACTACCACGCAGCAAGACTGTATGACCGCGTTTCAGGCAAGCCCAACGACTAG